A DNA window from Engystomops pustulosus chromosome 10, aEngPut4.maternal, whole genome shotgun sequence contains the following coding sequences:
- the LOC140105239 gene encoding protein kinase C-like — protein MHEVKTFLLQKRTQRDLVLLQRRGIHKEKETFFALGRNDKPSDMDNDASNMVFKRQTLEKTRNTKRHEILNQKRNMENILESHSENSTDEDLQRDILIAMKKIGELVPATRRRNKDTLLKRWRNIISTELEMEEPLQKRPRHVSSSRSEGHRTSNLKREAAQRRIRNNRDWVVQCRRCLIYARPIINGNGALRRSRSSSIDMSFKTCNESLGTVSTPSGSLEQDAPDIFHSAFDQVDMLEEDLGHVYICPPSPTEWVNSSVDLNSLQFVNFLGEGTFGKVLLASDPASEELLAVKVMMKSSEVEHDIQTELEVLKIGTGCRFLTSLRAYKETPENYIIVMDYMAGGDLHDLITELMPFDMQTTRMFAAEMVCGLEYLHDHGVIHRDLKPLNILQDANGHIKIADFGLSAVNVFKGERTRGIVGTRGYIAPEVMEGELYNHLVDSFSLGVILFMMSVGDQPYYGQGSMQDYYWSLREDVPVFMPGMCPHAISFIEGLLCKSPCDRLAITSSIRSHPFFHSTDWGAVESGNAHPPFHGDF, from the exons ATGCATGAAGTTAAAACTTTCCTCCTGCAGAAGAGAACCCAAAGAGATCTGGTTCTACTGCAGCGGAGAGGAATCCATAAAGAGAAggaaacattttttgctttagGGCGAAATGACAAACCTTCTGATATGGACAATGATGCCTCAAACATGGTATTCAAAAGACAGACTCTGGAGAAAACAAGAAACACCAAGAGACATGAGATCCTTAACCAAAAAAGGAATATGGAGAACATTCTGGAGTCTCACTCTGAAAACTCCACTGATGAAGATCTTCAGAGGGACATTCTTATCGCCATGAAGAAAATTGGAGAACTGGTCCCTGCTACAAGGAGGAGAAACAAAGACACACTCCTCAAAAGGTGGAGAAACATCATCAGCACAGAGTTAGAGATGGAAGAACCTCTCCAAAAAAGACCAAGACAtgtctcttcctccagatctGAAGGTCACCGGACATCAAACCTAAAAAGAGAGGCAGCCCAAAGGAGAATCAGGAACAACAGAGACTGGGTTGTCCAATGTAGGAGATGTCTCATCTATGCCAGACCCATAATTAATGGTAATGGAGCTTTAAGAAGGTCCCGGTCATCATCCATAGATATGTCCTTCAAAACATGCAATGAAAGCTTAGGGACTGTCTCTACACCCAGCGGATCATTGGAGCAAGATGCACCAG ATATCTTTCATTCTGCCTTTGACCAAGTGGACATGCTAGAAGAAGATCTTGGTCATGTCTAtatctgtcctccatcccccacagAATGGGTCAACAGCAGTGTTGACCTTAACAGCCTCCAATTTGTAAACTTTCTTGGAGAGGGGACGTTTGGAAAG GTTCTCCTGGCATCAGATCCAGCCAGTGAAGAACTGCTGGCCGTCAAAGTCATGATGAAGTCAAGTGAGGTAGAACATGACATCCAAACAGAGCTGGAAGTGCTGAAGATCGGCACTGGATGCCGCTTCCTTACATCTCTGCGGGCATATAAAGAGACTCCCGAAAATTACATCATTGTCATGGACTATATGGCTGGAGGAGACCTGCACGATCTCATCACAGAGTTGATGCCGTTTGACATGCAAACTACAAG AATGTTTGCGGCAGAGATGGTGTGCGGACTGGAATATCTTCACGATCATGGCGTCATACATCG TGACTTGAAGCCTTTAAATATCCTCCAGGATGCCAACGGACACATCAAGATCGCTGATTTTGGCTTATCAGCAGTAAACGTGTTTAAGGGGGAAAGAACAAGAGGCATCGTAGGCACTAGAGGTTACATAGCTCCAGAG GTGATGGAAGGGGAGCTCTACAACCATCTGGTGGACTCCTTTTCCCTCGGTGTCATCCTATTTATGATGAGCGTAGGTGACCAGCCGTACTATGGCCAAGGCTCAATGCAGGACTATTATTGGTCACTGCGGGAAGATGTTCCTGTTTTCATGCCGGGAATGTGCCCTCATGCCATCAGCTTTATAGAAGGG CTCCTCTGCAAATCTCCATGTGACCGACTGGCAATTACATCTTCCATCAGATCGCACCCGTTCTTCCACTCAACTGACTGGGGTGCTGTAGAGTCCGGCAACGCCCATCCACCATTCCACGGGGACTTT TAA